In Metopolophium dirhodum isolate CAU chromosome 7, ASM1992520v1, whole genome shotgun sequence, one genomic interval encodes:
- the LOC132948811 gene encoding CCR4-NOT transcription complex subunit 7 yields MSDNNLTPITGVDEQEPELQTWARSDCGIKDVWAHNLEEEFASIRKLLPKYCYVAMDTEFPGVVARPIGDFKTAADYLYQLLRCNVDLLRIIQLGLSFFDEDGKTPTGQYTTWQFNFKFNLSEDMYAQDSIELLTNSRIQFKNHEENGIEPIVFAEFIITSGLVLMDNLKWMTFHSSFDFGYLVKVLTDEKLPQEESEFFEMFSLYFPCVYDIKYLMKSCKNLKGGLQEVADQLELKRIGPQHQAGSDSLLTGMAFFKIRDMYFEGMIDSKKYCGHLYGLGITTLNNGQFRYDNDYDMAI; encoded by the exons ATGTCTGATAATAATCTAACTCCTATCACTGGAGTAGATGAACAAGAACCAGAACTACAGACATGGGCACGGTCTGATTGTGGTATAAAAGACGTGTGGGCTCATAATTTAGAAGAAGAATTTGCATCGATACGAAAATTATTgccaaaatattgttatgtggCCATGGACACAGAATTTCCCGGGGTCGTAGCCCGACCAATCGGTGATTTCAAGACAGCTGCTGATTATCTTTATCAGTTGTTGCGATGCAATGTTGATCTTTTGAGAATCATTCAATTAGGGCTTTCGTTTTTTGATGAAGACGGTAAAACACCCACTGGCCAATATACGACATGGcagttcaattttaaatttaatttgtcagaAGACATGTATGCTCAAGACAGTATAGAACTATTGACAAATTCCAG aatccaatttaaaaatcatgaaGAGAATGGAATTGAACCGATAGTTTTTgctgaatttataataacatctGGCTTAGTGTTGatggataatttaaaatggATGACATTCCACAGTAGTTTTGATTTTGGTTACTTAGTTAAAGTGTTGACTGATGAAAAACTACCGCAGGAAGAGTCCGAATTTTTTGAGATGTTTTCTCTGTACTTTCCATGCGTGTATGACATTAAGTACCTAATGAAGAGCTGTAAAAACTTAAAGGGCGGTCTGCAAGAGGTGGCCGATCAGCTAGAATTAAAGCGCATTGGACCTCAACATCAGGCTGGTAGCGATTCCTTATTAACAGGCATGGCTTTTTTCAAAATCAGAGATATGTACTTCGAGGGAATGATTGACAGTAAAAAATACTGTGGCCATTTATATGGCTTGGGAATCACCACTTTGAACAATGGTCAATTTCGATATGATAATGATTACGATATGgctatttaa